From Psychroflexus torquis ATCC 700755, the proteins below share one genomic window:
- a CDS encoding VWA domain-containing protein produces the protein MKNLFKLLLVLFFVQFTFANGGVVIADIENGTYLRLVNSQIDVTVQNQISTVITSQIFINDLGGSQEIQYAFPVPGNASVTQLRWRVDGGEWQVAVFIEEDPSGGGGDGDGVTPNANLVSYLGATPVYFAFIEEIAENSEIEVELSYVELLPYSFDEVTFEYPSDYSAIQSDVIVFAQNLNFNLFSERTIDDVELFNNVGTMTNDGNVATVLISENEAISINDILIKYQLASDELGVIPFSTLLEEGVNECDDFGNGFFGLVVEPESNANTEVIEKNFVLIIDSSGSMRGGNKMAQAKEASEFIVNNLNIGDNFNVIDFDNNIVLFQPELVEYNIQNSNAALDFIENIVALGATNISESLVTAINQFEAGAEDKANIIVFFTDGGATEGETNTQNILQLAEDTVNQIETEIFLFTFGIGEDVTTDLLTLLAVQNNGFVTFLGDNEIVDIISNFYLTIRNPVLLNPVITVDPVGAINNVYPDPLPNLYKGQQLVFTGRYEVPQDISLTLTGTAFNQQVEYNYDFNLSDQNNEGYAFLPKLWAKTKMESLLIDYYSFPEGSSEAEAILEIIEETSICYQVLSPFTSLGDGGTLSDGEFMDDKNNSLKFFPNPFTSKTKAFVYLDQAAKILIQIYSIEGKLVKTISINGVYGRNIIEWNGEDNGNKLIESGIYIYTINIGGKETHFGKLIKK, from the coding sequence ATGAAGAATCTATTTAAATTACTCCTAGTTTTATTTTTTGTGCAATTTACTTTTGCTAATGGCGGAGTAGTTATTGCTGATATTGAAAATGGAACATATCTAAGATTAGTTAATTCACAAATTGACGTCACTGTTCAGAATCAAATTTCTACTGTTATTACTAGTCAAATTTTTATTAACGATTTGGGAGGTTCTCAGGAAATACAATATGCATTCCCTGTACCTGGTAATGCTTCCGTAACTCAATTAAGATGGAGAGTAGATGGAGGAGAATGGCAAGTAGCTGTTTTTATAGAGGAGGATCCTTCCGGAGGAGGTGGAGATGGAGATGGGGTAACGCCCAATGCTAATTTAGTCTCATACTTGGGTGCAACTCCTGTATATTTTGCTTTTATTGAAGAAATAGCTGAGAATAGTGAAATTGAAGTTGAATTATCATACGTAGAATTATTGCCTTATAGTTTTGATGAAGTAACGTTTGAATACCCTAGCGATTACTCAGCAATACAATCTGATGTTATTGTTTTTGCCCAAAATCTAAATTTCAACTTATTTTCTGAAAGAACAATCGATGATGTTGAGTTGTTTAATAATGTAGGAACCATGACCAATGATGGTAACGTTGCTACTGTTCTTATTAGTGAAAATGAAGCTATTTCTATCAATGATATTCTAATTAAATACCAACTTGCATCAGATGAATTAGGAGTGATTCCTTTTAGTACTCTTTTAGAGGAAGGTGTTAATGAATGTGACGATTTTGGGAATGGGTTTTTTGGTTTAGTGGTTGAACCAGAATCAAATGCAAATACTGAAGTCATAGAAAAGAATTTTGTGCTTATTATAGATTCATCAGGTAGTATGAGGGGGGGAAACAAGATGGCTCAAGCAAAAGAAGCCTCAGAGTTTATCGTGAATAATTTGAATATAGGGGATAACTTTAATGTTATAGATTTTGATAATAATATTGTATTGTTCCAGCCTGAATTAGTGGAATATAATATTCAAAATTCAAATGCAGCCTTAGATTTTATAGAGAACATTGTTGCACTAGGGGCAACTAATATTTCTGAATCCTTAGTAACTGCAATAAATCAGTTTGAGGCAGGAGCAGAAGATAAAGCTAATATTATTGTGTTCTTCACTGATGGAGGAGCAACTGAAGGAGAAACAAATACTCAAAATATATTACAATTAGCTGAGGACACAGTCAATCAAATAGAAACAGAGATATTCTTATTTACTTTTGGTATTGGTGAAGATGTTACAACTGATTTGCTAACCCTATTAGCCGTTCAGAATAATGGTTTTGTAACATTTTTGGGCGATAATGAAATAGTAGATATAATTTCAAATTTTTACCTCACTATACGAAACCCTGTTTTACTAAACCCGGTTATTACAGTGGATCCAGTGGGTGCTATCAATAACGTATATCCTGATCCTTTACCTAACTTATATAAGGGACAACAGTTAGTATTTACAGGCAGGTATGAGGTTCCACAGGATATTTCATTAACATTAACAGGAACTGCATTTAACCAGCAAGTAGAATATAATTATGATTTTAATTTAAGCGATCAAAATAATGAAGGATATGCTTTTTTGCCAAAATTATGGGCAAAAACTAAAATGGAAAGCTTACTTATTGATTATTACTCCTTCCCAGAAGGTTCTTCTGAAGCCGAAGCAATACTAGAAATTATTGAAGAAACTAGTATTTGTTATCAAGTGCTAAGCCCTTTTACTAGTTTAGGTGATGGTGGAACATTAAGTGACGGAGAGTTTATGGATGACAAGAATAATTCTCTAAAGTTTTTCCCCAATCCGTTTACTTCAAAAACTAAAGCATTTGTTTATTTAGATCAGGCAGCTAAAATATTAATCCAAATTTATTCAATAGAAGGGAAGTTAGTTAAAACAATTTCTATAAATGGTGTTTATGGAAGAAATATAATTGAATGGAATGGAGAGGATAACGGAAACAAATTAATAGAGTCAGGAATATATATTTATACCATAAATATTGGAGGTAAAGAAACTCATTTTGGTAAATTAATTAAGAAATAA